One window of Triticum dicoccoides isolate Atlit2015 ecotype Zavitan chromosome 5A, WEW_v2.0, whole genome shotgun sequence genomic DNA carries:
- the LOC119297019 gene encoding uncharacterized protein LOC119297019 encodes MIAGSPSLEVLLIIRCSGTRCLRINSFTLRSIEVGNSSPDPSMEELIIESAPHLERLFHLDQNEDLHVSVLSAPKLETLGCCTNSTRLVFGSTDIHQGPRIAIGSLSTALCRIKSLHLCMRTLCLDMVIELMRCFPCMEKLYIQCEKSGTKNLWCRKHRDLLRSFVIRLKKLFWIIIRPKNLTLIL; translated from the exons ATGATTGCCGGCAGCCCTTCTCTCGAGGTCTTGCTAATTATTCGGTGCAGTGGAACCCGTTGCCTCCGGATCAATTCATTTACCCTTAGAAGCATTGAAGTCGGCAATTCTTCGCCAGATCCATCCATGGAGGAGCTGATCATCGAGAGTgcccctcatcttgaaagattattCCATCTTGATCAGAACGAGGATTTGCATGTATCAGTGCTCTCGGCGCCTAAGTTGGAGACCCTAGGTTGTTGTACTAACTCCACCAGGCTCGTGTTTGGTTCCACGGATATTCATCAG GGACCGCGCATTGCAATTGGTAGCCTTTCAACAGCACTGTGCAGAATCAAGTCTTTGCATCTCTGTATGCGTACTCTATGTTTGGACATGGTTATTGAATTGATGAGATGTTTTCCGTGCATGGAGAAGTTGTACATTCAG TGCGAGAAATCTGGGACGAAGAATTTGTGGTGTCGTAAACACCGGGACCTTCTCAGATCTTTTGTCATCCGTCTAAAAAAATTGTTTTGGATTATTATCAGGCCAAAAAATCTGACATTGATTTTGTAA